In Aulosira sp. FACHB-615, one DNA window encodes the following:
- a CDS encoding nucleotidyltransferase yields the protein MVKTVNEAFELFLRDYVNLDPDETKSARRGRDWLVQQIRLFPDKDINFPKLYSEKDIFFGSFARRTKKRELDDIDIMIALHADGSQYQEYGDRIEIYVPDSAYELNLLCYENTNKLNSRKVINKFISLLSQVPQYSSAEIKRNMEAAVLKLKSYPWSFDIVPCFFTIKNILDKDYYLIPDGMGDWKKTDPRIDRSRVNEINQSHDGNVLNTIRIMKYWNKRVTMPSMPSYLIENMILDFYSTQTYSKASKYVDLEIPKVLEYIQKNIYCSVNDPKGIQGNINTLTPEEKTKIFIRACLDEMKALEARQLDDELKYEASISKWQDFFGFDFPIYS from the coding sequence ATGGTTAAAACTGTTAACGAAGCTTTTGAACTTTTTTTAAGAGATTACGTAAATTTAGATCCTGATGAAACTAAATCAGCTAGAAGAGGCAGGGATTGGCTTGTTCAGCAAATACGTTTATTTCCTGACAAAGATATAAACTTTCCAAAATTATATTCAGAGAAAGATATATTTTTTGGTTCTTTTGCTAGACGTACCAAGAAAAGAGAATTAGATGATATTGATATAATGATTGCCCTTCATGCTGATGGAAGTCAATATCAAGAATATGGAGACAGAATCGAAATATATGTCCCCGATTCTGCTTATGAACTAAACCTGCTATGTTATGAAAATACAAATAAGCTTAATTCAAGAAAAGTTATTAACAAATTCATCAGTTTACTTTCTCAAGTGCCACAATATAGCAGTGCTGAGATTAAGCGTAATATGGAAGCTGCTGTTTTAAAACTAAAAAGCTATCCTTGGTCATTTGACATTGTTCCTTGTTTCTTCACAATAAAAAATATCTTGGATAAAGATTATTACTTAATACCTGATGGTATGGGAGATTGGAAAAAAACAGACCCAAGAATAGATAGAAGCCGAGTTAATGAAATAAATCAGAGCCATGATGGTAATGTATTAAACACTATAAGGATAATGAAATATTGGAATAAGAGAGTAACTATGCCTTCAATGCCCTCATATTTAATAGAAAATATGATATTAGATTTTTATTCTACACAAACATACAGTAAAGCATCTAAATATGTAGATTTAGAAATACCTAAAGTTTTAGAATATATTCAAAAAAATATTTATTGCTCAGTAAATGATCCTAAAGGTATTCAAGGAAATATTAATACTTTAACTCCTGAAGAAAAAACTAAAATATTTATTAGAGCTTGTCTTGATGAAATGAAAGCTTTAGAAGCTAGACAATTAGACGATGAGTTAAAATATGAAGCATCGATTTCTAAGTGGCAAGATTTTTTTGGTTTTGATTTTCCTATTTATAGTTAA